Part of the Bacillus cabrialesii genome is shown below.
GGGAAATAAAGCCGGCATTCCCGTCGTTGGCATTAAGAAAGAAGACGGTGAAGCACTTGCCCAGCAAAAAGAAGCCACCTTAAAACTAAAAGCATTCTCAAACCAAACCTCCCAGAATATCATCGGCATCAAAAAACCAAAAAACATTAAACATCCAGACATTGTGTACGTAACGGCCCATTATGACAGTGTTCCTTTTTCGCCAGGTGCTAATGACAACGGCTCAGGAACCTCTGTCATGCTGGAGATGGCGCGCGTCTTAAAAAGCGTTCCATCTGATAAAGAGATCCGCTTTATCGCTTTCGGCGCTGAAGAGCTTGGCTTGCTCGGCTCCTCTCATTATGTAGATCATCTATCGGAAAAAGAGCTGAAACGAAGCGAAGTGAACTTCAACTTAGACATGGTAGGCACAAGCTGGGAAAATGCGTCTGAGCTGTATGTCAACACATTGGATGGCCAATCTAACGATGTTTGGGAATCCAGCCATACAGCCGCTCAAAAAATTGGGTTTGACAGGCTGTCTCTGACACAGGGAGGATCATCTGATCATGTGCCGTTCCACGAAGCCGGCATTGATTCCGCCAACTTTATTTGGGGAGATCCGGAAACCGAAGAAGTTGAGCCTTGGTATCATACCCCTGAAGACTCGATCGAGCATATCAGCAAAGACCGCCTCCAGCATGCCGGCGATCTTGTGACAGCCGCTGTCTATCAGGCTGTGAAAAAAGAGAAGAAACCAAAAACCATTAAGAAACAAATAAAGGCAAAAGCCTCAGACATTTATGAAGATATTAAATAAAAAAAGACGGCACTTGGGTGCCGTCTTTTCTAATCCACTTCTTTCTTAATCCCCAGCATTTTCTCATCTAAATAATGGGCGATCTCCGCGGCTTCCTTCAGCTCATCTGTTAATTGCTTAGGAACGTCATTGTTTAATTTATAGTAAATTTTATGTTCAAGGCTCGCCCAGAAATCCATCGCGATCGTTCGGATTTGGATTTCTGCTTTGACGTATTCCACACGGTTCGTTAAATTCACAGGCATCTCAATAATTAAATGCAGGCTTCGGTAGCCGTTCGGTTTCGGCGTCTGGATATAATCCTTCACCTTCACGATTCGCAGGTCTTCATGCTGCTTTAAGACATTAACAACATTATAAATATCAGAGATAAAGGAACAAATAATGCGCACGCCGGCAATGTCGTGGATGTGCTCCTTCATTTCCTTCGTCGTAATCTCGCAGCCCTTTCTCATTAACTTATTCACGATGCTTTCAAAGCTTTTGACACGGGATTTCGTATGTTCAATCGGGTTGTGCCCGTGAATGAGGTTATATTCCTGGCTGATAATCGAAAACTTTGTATCCAAGGCATCAAGCGCAAATTTATAAACTAATAATTCATTTTTCCAATCTTCCATTACTGTTTTTAAATCGTCCATATGTGTTACAGATAAATCCATTTTCGTCATCTCCTTTAACGGATCTTTATCCGCTGTCCATGTACTAGACGTGCCTGCCTGCTGCAAGGTTCTATGAATTATTTTACAAATTGCGGTCGAATGTAACAAAAAAAAACCGCACGAAACGAGCGGTCTTTCTTTTTTATCGGAAGTAGCTGATCAATAATCCGATCGAGAGCAGAAATCCGAAAAATGTATTCGTTTGGGCTGTTGATTTCATTGCGACAATCATATTCATCGGCAATTCTTTTTGGACGAAGCCCTTCACTGCCTGAACCGGCTTAGGCACGCTCAAAAAGACGACAAACAGCCACGGGCTTGCGGCACCGGTAATGACCAAGCCGACAACCCAGATATAAGCGACAGCAAACGACGCAGCCAAGAGAGTGACAGCTCCCTTATGCCCCATCAAAATCGCCAATGTTTTGCGTCCGCCTTTTTTGTCCTCTTCAATGTCGCGAATGTTGTTCGACAGGTTAATCGCGCCGACAAGGATCGCAATCGGGATCGAAATCAAAATGCTTTGTGTGTTGATCATATCTGTCTGAATGAAAAACGAAATCAGCACAAACACTGAACCCATGCAAATGCCTGAGAATAACTCACCGAACGGCGTGTATGCAATCGGCAGCGGACCGCCTGTATACAGGTAACCGATCGCCATGCCGACGAGGCCGATCACAGCGAGCCACCAGCTGCTGCTCGCACAAATATAAACACCGAGCAGAATGGCAATCCCGTATGACGCGAGAGCTAATTGCAAAATCGTCTTAGGCTTCATTCCGTGGCGTACAATCGCACCTCCGATTCCGACAGATTCTGCTGTATCTAACCCGCGTTTAAAATCGTAGTATTCATTAAATAAGTTCGTCGCGATCTGGATCCATAAGCAAGAAAACAGCATAGCCAGAAACAGCAGCAGATCAACCTTCACATAAAACATCGCCAAAACCGTTCCGAGCAGCACAGGCACAAACGATGCGGTTAACGTATGAGGACGGGTTAACTGCCAAAGGATCTGCCCCATGCTTTCTTTTTGAGGCGCTTTCTGACCCTCACCCTTATTTGTTTGGTTCATGTTCCTCTTCCTTTCTATTAAAAGGCTTACTTTTTTTCAGCCGGCAGCTTAATAAAACTCCTTTTGCTTCCTTATCTATCATAATGACTTCTCCCTCATTTCACAAGATACCGCAAGAAGGCGTTTTCTTTCTTATTATACGCTTCTGTCCCGATTTCATTAGGTTTCTGCTTCCGCCTGAACGAACAGGTACGGAAAAATTTTTTTAAGTACATTACGCTTTTTAAAAGTTAAAAAGATCTTTTGACTCCAGTTATCTTTTCCTTTATTATAAATCAGCTCAACATATTTCATTCTTGCCCTTGCAGGTATAAAGGTTCATTTTAAAAAGCAGACGCCGATATAATAATTTGAGGGAGTTTAGGGAAAAAATGAAACTTTTTGAGCATCTAATCGTCAAATACTCATGTGATTGTCGAAAAAACGGGAAGGGAATTTTTGATATGCTGCAATTAATGAAACAGCTGTATGAAAAACCCGCTGTCAAGTGGACATGTCATACAGGTTTTTATTTGATGATACTGCTTGTTTTGTTTTTTATGTATGGTTTTCACACCGCGAATACCGGTTCATATATTTATAACGATTTCTAATTGGAGAGAGAATAACTATGAAACTTTTACATGCTATTCAAACACATGCGGAATCTTATCCGCAAACTGATGCCTTCCGCTCTCAAGGCCAGTCGCTCACGTATCAGGAATTATGGGAGCAGTCTGACCGCGCGGCTGCCGCGATCCAACAACGCATTTCCGGGGAAAAGAAAGCCCCTATCCTTGTGTACGGCCACATGGAGCCGCACATGATCGTTTCCTTCTTAGGGAGCGTCAAAGCGGGACATCCTTATATTCCGGTTGATCTGTCCATTCCGTCCGAGCGGATTGCGAAAATTATCGAAAGTTCTGGAGCAGAATTGCTGATCCATGCCGACGGACTTCCAATTGATGAACTCGGCCAGCAGATTCAGACGGTTTCAGCAGAAGAACTGCTGGAAAACAAAGACGCCTCTGTCAGCCAAGATCAATGGGTCAAGGAACACGAGACGTTTTATATCATTTATACTTCCGGAAGCACCGGAAATCCTAAAGGCGTACAGATTTCCGCCGCGAACCTTCAAAGCTTCACAGATTGGATTTGTGCAGACTTTCCAGTCAACGGAGGAAAAACATTTTTAAACCAAGCGCCGTTTTCATTTGATTTATCTGTCATGGATCTTTATCCGTGCCTTCAATCAGGCGGAACTTTACACTGCGTGACAAAGGATGCTGTGAATAAGCCGAAAATCTTATTCGAAGAGCTGAAGAAGTCCGGGCTGAATGTGTGGACCTCAACCCCATCCTTTGTGCAGATGTGCCTGATGGACCCGGGTTTTTCACAAGACCTGCTGCCTGACGCGGACACATTTATGTTTTGCGGAGAGGTTCTTCCTGTGTCTGTGGCACAAGCGCTGCTTGAGCGTTTTCCGAAAGCGAAAATCTTTAATACGTATGGTCCTACTGAAGCGACAGTGGCTGTCACATCCGTTGAAATTACGAATGACATCATCAGCCGCAATGAATCGCTGCCGGTCGGCTTCGCCAAGCCTGATATGAACATTTTCATTATAGATGAACAGGGTCAGCCGCTTCCTTATGGAGAAAAAGGAGAAATCGTCATTGCAGGGCCGAGCGTAAGCCGAGGCTACCTTGGTGAGCCAGAGCTGACGGAAAAAGCGTTTTTCTCTTATGAAGGACAGTGGGCATACCGGACTGGCGATGCCGGTTATATCCAAGATGGTCAGATTTTCTGCCAAGGGCGTTTGGATTTCCAAATTAAACTTCACGGCTACCGAATGGAGCTGGAGGAAATTGAGGTCCATGTCAGACAGTCTCAGTACGTTCGTTCTGCTGTCGTGATCCCGTATCAGCCAAACGGAACAGTTGAGTACCTGATCGCTGCTATTGTGCCTGAGGAGCATGAGTTCCAGAAGGAATTCCAGCTGACAAGCGCCATTAAAAAAGAGCTAGCCGCTTCCCTTCCGGCGTATATGATCCCGAGAAAATTCATCTACCAGGATCATATCCAAATGACGGCTAACGGCAAAATTGACCGGAAACGCATCGGCGAAGAGGTTCTTGTATGACGCCTTACAGCTCGTTTTTATTCTTTATACTGCTTGGCATTCTTCTTCTGCCGACGATCATTCTCGGCCTGAACGGAAAAAGATTTCAAGCGTACAACATGTTCATATCTATCATTATATTGGCATTAATTTTTTCACACGACTTACACGGGGTCATCGCACTGTGTCTGTTTACGATATGGCAGGTGCTTTTGATCAGCGGCTATCTGGCGTACCGGCAGAAAGCGAACAGCGGCTTTGTCTTTTGCGGGGCTGTTATCGCGGCGATTCTGCCTTTATTCTTGTCAAAAATATGGCCTTTTCTTTCCCACCCGCAGCCGCATCATCCGCCGCATAACCTGATCAGCTTTTTAGGGATTTCGTATTTAACCTTTAAAGGCGTTCAGCTGATTATGGAAGCGAGAGACGGTCTGCTGAAAGAACAGCTGCCGCTGCACCGCCTGCTGTATTTCATCCTGTTTTTCCCGACGATTTCTTCCGGTCCGATCGACAGATATCGCCGATTCGTCAAGGATGAGCAGAAGGCTTGGACAAAAGAAGAATACGCCGACCTATTGTATACAGGAATACATAAAATCTTTATCGGTTTCCTGTACAAGTTTATAATCGGCTATGCGATCAATACGTACTTCATCATGAATCTTCCCGCGATCACGCACAATAAGATTCTTGGAAATCTGCTGTACATGTACGGCTACAGCATGTATTTATTCTTTGATTTCGCAGGCTACACGATGTTTGCCGTCGGGGTCAGCTATATTATGGGCATTAAATCACCGGAAAACTTTAATAAACCGTTTATCAGTAAAAATATTAAAGATTTCTGGAATCGCTGGCATATGTCTCTGTCATTTTGGTTCAGAGATTATGTGTTTATGAGATTCGTATTTTGGATGACAAAGAAAAAGTGGATCAAAAACCGTATGGCCGTCTCAAACATCGGGTATTTCCTGCTGTTTATGCTGATGGGGGTTTGGCACGGGCTTGCGCCGCAATATATCATCTACGGCCTCTATCACGCCGTGCTGATGACGTGCTATAACTTTTTCGAGAAGTGGAATAAGAAATATAAATGGCTTCCGTCCAACCGCTGGACAACCGTTCTCGCGATTGTGATCACGTTCCACTTCGTTTGCTTCGGATTTTATATTTTCTCAGGAAAACTATTTCATCACCATTAAAGGAGATTAGAAAGCTATGGATTTTAAACAAGAGGTATTAGACGTTTTAGCAGAAGTGTGTCAGGATGACATCGTAAAGGAAAATCCTGATATTGAAATTTTTGAAGAAGGTTTGCTTGATTCTTTTGGAACAGTAGAATTGCTGCTTGCGATTGAAAACCGTTTTGATATTTTAGTGCCGATCACTGAATTTGACCGGGATGTTTGGAATACGCCTAACAACATTGTAAATCAGCTGTCCGAGTTGAAATAATGAAAAAGCGTTTTTTCGGTCCAATTATTTTGGCGTTTATTCTATTCGCAGGCGCCATCGCAATTCCATCTTCATGGCTGACAGGCTTCATCACCGATAAGCGGGTAAAAGAGTCAGCAACAGCCTTGAACCCGAGTATGTTTCAAGGGCTTTATTTACAAGATCAAATGCTCAAAGATCCGACATATCTTCCGATTTACGGGTCTTCTGAGCTTTCAAGGCTGGACGAGTTCCACCCATCTAATTATTTTCAAGTAAACAATAAGGGGTTCACGCCATACCTTGTCGGAAAAGGCGGGTCCCAGTCATTGATTCATTCCTTAAACTTCGCTGCCCATATGGATCAGCTGAAGGGCAAAAAAATCGTATTCATCGTGTCTCCGCAATGGTTTATTAAGCGCGGGTCTGATGAACAGCATTTCGCGCCGAACTATTCCGCGCTGCAAGGGCTTGATTTGGCATTTAACGATCAGATCGACCCTGAAATTAAAAAGAAAATGATGAAACGCATGCTGCGCTTTAAGGCTGTGCAAAACGACGCGATTCTTTCCGAGCTGTACAGAGCAATGGTAAACGGCCAGACATGGAAAGCAAACGCGCTGAAGCCGGCGGCTAAAGTCTATTACAGCATGCTAGAAAAAAAAGACATGTATTATTCAGCGACGGAATCATCTGGGCCAAAGCGTTATATCTCGCAGTCAGTAAAGGATAAGTCATGGTCTGAATTAAATAAACTCGCAGATCAATCAGGCAAACGCCACTCCGGATCTAACGATTTTCACATCGACAACCCTGTCTATAAAAAGCTGAAGCCAAAGGTGCCTAAGCTGAAAGGGAAAAACAAAGGAAAATCGTATGCTGTGTCACCGGAATACGGCGATTTTGAGATGATGCTTGATATCCTGAAAGACGCGGGAGCAGAGCCTATGTTTGTCACCATCCCTGTTAACGGAAAATGGTACGACTACACAGGCTTCCCGAAAAAAGGCCGCACTGACTATTACAAAAAGGTGAATAAACAGATCAGAGCCAAGGGCTTCCAGGTTGCTGATTTCTCGGGACATGAATATGACCCTTATTTCATGAAAGACACCATCCACATCGGCTGGAAAGGCTGGGTGTATGTCGATAAAGCAATTGACGAATTTTATAAAACCGGAAAAGTCACTTCATCCTAAGCATCTCATATGACGCGGCTGCATATTTCCTGCTAAGATTTGAAATAGTAAGGAATCACAGCCAACTGAATAAGAGGTGTTACTCAATGAAGATGACAGGCAATACGGTTTTAATCACAGGCGGTTCCGCTGGCATTGGGCTTGAACTGGCCAAGCGGCTGCTGGAACTCGGCAATGAAGTCATTATTTGCGGACGCAGCGAAGCGCGTCTTACAGAAGCGAAACAGCAGCTCCCAAACATCCATACAAAGCAATGTGATGTTGCAGACCGTTCGCAGCGGGAAGCATTGTTTGAATGGGCTCTAAAAGAATTTCCGAACCTGAATGTTCTCGTCAACAACGCCGGCATTCAAAAGGAAATTGACTTCAGAAAAGGGACAGAGGAGCTTTTCGTGGACGGAGATGAAATTGAACTCAATTTTCAAGCGCCTGTCCATTTATCTGCCCTTTTCACGCCTCATTTGATGAAGCAATCCGAGGCGGCTATCATTCAGGTCACGTCGGGGCTTGCGTTTAACCCGTTAGCTGTTTATCCGGTGTACTGCGCAACGAAAGCGGCGCTTCACTCATTCTCGCTTACGCTGAGACACCAGCTCCGCGATACGAGCGTGGACGTGATTGAAATGGCGCCGCCTATGGTGGACACGGGCTTAAACCAAAAATCACGCGATAAACAAGGCCTGACGTACCGCGGCATTTCAGCTGAAGAATATGTTCAATATTTCTTGGACGGCTTGAAGGAAGGCAAACAAGAAATTACGAATGAACGTGTTGAAGGCCTTCGGAATGCCACTCGGGCCGATTATGACAAGGTGTTCGAGCAAATGAACACGCAGGAGAATTAATTTCTCCTGCTTTTTCTTTTATGAAATTCTTACAAATTTGAGCAAACCTATTGCGAATATTTGTTGAAGGTATACAATAGAATATAAATTATTTTCAAATAAGTTTGATAATATAAACAATTTAACAACAGGGAGATTGACCATGACTAAACAAACGATTCGCGTTGAATTGACATCAACAAAAAAACCGAAGCCAGATCCAAATCAGCTTTCGTTCGGAAGAGTGTTTACAGACCACATGTTTGTAATGGACTATGCGGCGGATAAAGGATGGTACGACCCAAGAATCATTCCTTATCAACCCTTTTCAATGGATCCGGCCGCAATGGTATATCACTACGGGCAAACCGTGTTTGAAGGGTTAAAGGCTTACGTGTCCGAGGATGGCCATGTCCTGCTTTTCAGACCGGAAAAAAATATGGAGCGCCTGAATCTATCAAACGACCGCCTCTGCATCCCGCAAATCGATGAAGAACAGGTTCTGGAAGGCTTAAAACAGCTTGTCGCGATCGATAAAGACTGGATTCCGAATGCGGAGGGCACGTCCCTTTATATCCGTCCGTTCATCATCGCAACCGAGCCTTTCCTCGGTGTTGCGGCATCTCATACGTATAAGCTCTTTATCATTCTTTCTCCGGTTGGCTCTTATTACAAAGAAGGCATCAAGCCGGTCAAAATCGCTGTCGAAAGTGAATTTGTCCGTGCGGTAAAAGGCGGAACGGGAAATGCCAAAACCGCAGGAAACTACGCTTCAAGCTTAAAAGCGCAGCAGGTAGCCGAAGAGAAAGGATTTTCTCAAGTGCTCTGGCTGGATGGCATTGAGAAAAAATACATCGAAGAAGTCGGAAGCATGAACATCTTCTTCAAAATCAACGGTGAAATTGTAACGCCGATGCTAAACGGAAGCATCCTGGAAGGCATTACACGCAATTCCGTCATCGCCTTGCTTAAACATTGGGGCCTGCCCGTTTCAGAACGGAAAATTACGATCGATGAGGTCATCCAAGCCCATAAAGACGGCATCCTTGAAGAAGCCTTCGGAACAGGTACGGCAGCTGTTATTTCCCCAGTCGGCGAGCTGATCTGGCAGGATGAAACATTGTCGATCAACAACGGTGAAACTGGAGAAATCGCCAAAAAACTATATGACACGATTACAGGCATTCAAAAAGGCGCTGTCGCAGATGACTTCGGATGGACAACCGAAGTCGCAGCGCTGACTGAAAGCAAGTAAGAAAAAGCCGGCCACGAAGGGCCGGCTTTTTTACGCTTCAATTTTGTTAAAGAACTGCGGCAGGTACGCTTTGTGCGCCTCCAGCATTTCATCTAAAATTTGTTTGGCGATCGTGTCGGATGGAACAAGCGGGTTAATCGTCATGGCGAGCAGCGCCGTTTGATAGTCGCCTGTGACCGCTGCTTCTGCCGCGACACGTTCAAATGACTTGATTTGCTGGACGAGACCCCGGACAGATACCGGCAAGTCGCCGACAGCTATTGGCTTAGGGCCGTTTTTCGTCATCACGCAGTTCACTTCAACCGCGGAATCGTCCGGGATGCTGGCGATTGCCCCGTTATTGACCGTGTTCACCGGCTGAATGTCGTGTTTATCATTATAAATGGAGCTGATTAAATTGCACGCTGCATCGCTGTAGTAAGCGCCGCCCCGTTTTTCCAGCTGAGGAGGTTTGATCGCAAGGTTCGGGTCTTTATATAGCTCGAACAGCTCTTTTTCAACCTTCTGGACAACTTCAGCGCGGGTGCCTTCTGTTTGTGATGCTTCCAGTTCGTGCTCCAGCATTTCTTTTGTTTTAAAATAGTAACGGTGGTAGCCGCACGGGATGATATCGAGCGCTTTTAAAAATTCCGGCTCCCACTCTGCACCTGAGATGTTTTTCATCGTCATCGCGTTTTTCGGGTCACCCATCGCTTCGATGACTTGATCCTTCACGCTTACGCCGTCCAAGAAGACATCCAGCCCGAACACCATATGATTCAGTCCGGCGAATTGGATTTCTATGCGATCCACATCTACATCGAGCGCTTTGGCTACACCCATTTTGATGCCGATTGGAACGTTACAGAGACCGACGACTTTCTTCAGGTTAGAGTAGCGAAGCAAGGCTTCTGTCACCATGCCGGCCGGGTTTGTGAAGTTGACGAGCCATGCGTTCGGGCAAAGCTCTTCAATGTCCTTTGCGATCTCCAGGATAATCGGAATCGTCCGTAACCCTTTAAACAGGCCTCCCGGGCCGTTTGTTTCCTGGCCGATAACGCCATATTTTAATGGGATGCGTTCATCCTTGGCCCTTGCCTGCAAAAGTCCGACGCGGAATTGGGTCGTGACAAAGTCTGCGTCTTTCAGCGCTTTTCTCCGGTCGAGCGTGAGGTGAATGTCGATCGGGACGCCGGCTTTTTCAACCATCCGTTTGGCGAGCGTGCCGACAATATTCAGCTTTTCTTCGCCCTCTGGGATATCGACGAGCCATAATTCACGGACAGGCAGCTCATCATACCGCTTAATCAATCCTTCCACTAGCTCTGGCGTGTAGCTTGAACCTCCGCCAATCGTTACAATCTTCAATCCTTTTGTCATATGCTTGCTCCCCTTTGTTCGGTGATTTTTTCATATAACTCAATGATCTCCGCCGCCAGATCCTTCACTGTCATCGCATTCATTAAATGGTCTTGTGCATGCACCATCAGAAGCGTCATTTCCGTTTTTTCCCCGCCCGCTTCATTTTGGATCAGCTCTGTCTGATAATGATGGGCTTTTGACAATTCTTCTGCGGCGTCTTGAATCTTTTTCCGCGCTTCTTCTACGTCACCGCTTTTCGCAGCGGCAATGGCCTCCATTGCGGAGCTCCTTCCGTTTCCTCCGTGAAGGATAATTTGAAAAATGATTTGCTCCATTTTCTCATTCACGCGATTCACTTCCTTTCTCTACAGAGCCGCTTCTTTTTCATCTGATGCCGCAGGCGTTTGGACCAGCTCCAGATCGTTTTCTTCTTTCAGCTTCTGTTTATCCCACATTCTGAAGAACGGATAGTAGACAGCAAAGGATACGGCGATATTAATGGCTTGCATGACCGCACCAGAGACTTTTCCCCCTGTCGCCAGATAGCCTGAAAAGATCGGCGGCATGGTCCATGGAACTGCGATACCCGCCGGTTTAGCGACGAGTCCGGTGCTCATTCCGATGTATGTGAGTGTCACTGTGACAAGCGGCGTGATGATAAACGGAAGCAGGAGCATCGGGTTCATGACAATCGGCATACCGAAAATAATCGGTTCGTTAATGTTGAAGATGGCCGGCCCGATCGCTAGCTTTCCGAGCTGCTTCATTTGTTTGCTTCGGGCGCGCAGGAACATCGTGACAACGAGTGCCAACGTGGCGCCGCTTCCGCCGATATTGACCCAGATATCGAAAAACTGCTGGGTGAAAATCTTAGGCAGCTCCTCACCGGCTTGGAAGGCGATCCGGTTGGCATCCATGGCGCCGTACCAAATCGGTGCCATGACGCCGCCGACAATGTTAGCGCCGTGAAGGCCGCAGGCCCATAAAAGCATTTTGACGGCTTCTGCGACAAGGCTGCCTCCGAGGCTTCCGCCAAGAATGGAAAGCGGCGTCCCCAGTAAAACGCTTACAATATTATGAAGGCTTTCAAACGGTGTCGCTTCAACAATCAGCCGGGCTGCCCAAATCAGGAAGATGACGGCAAAGCCGGGGATTAACGCGACAAATGACTTGCTGACTGCCGGGGGAACGCCGTCCGGCATTTTGAAGACCAGGTTGCGCTGGATGATGAGACGGTAAATCTCTGTCGACACCATGGCGATAATCATGGCGACAAACAAGCCTTTGCTTCCCATCAGCGAAAGCGGTATCCCGCCGCCGACCATGATTTCTTTCGTCGAACCATCCGGCGTAAACGGCACTTGATATGGTGTCGCCAACAAAAATGCCGCAAGTGAAATGGCTCCGGCCGACAAGGCATCAACGCCGTATTTCTCGGCGAGCCGGTAGGCGATGCCGAACGCGGCGACAAGACCCATAATTTCAAAGGTCGCGTCGACTGGATAAGCCAGTTTTTCAGACCAGGAGCTGCCAAACGTTTTTGCCATAAACTCAGCGTATCCCGGGATCGGGAGGTTGCCGATGATGAGGAAAAAGGAACCGATGATAATCAGCGGCATCGTGAGGATGATACCGTCACGCAGCGCCTGTAAGTGACGCTGTCCCGCAATCCTTCCTGCTATAGGCATGACCTTTTCTTCTAAGATCTGATTGACTCTATTCACATAGCCCGCCCCTCTCTATGACACATGTCCAAGCTGTTCAGCTGATTTCAGCACTTCCGCCCCGTTGCACGTGCCATAATGGACGGTATTAATGACGTCTACCGGAACCCCCTTTGACTCTCCTAATTTTTTCAGCTGCGGAAGCATGTAACGGACTTGCGGGCCGAGAAGCAGTACATCCGCTTTATCGATATGATTCTGTACAGAATCGCCTGAAACTGCCCAGATGGTATAGTCTTTTCCTTGTTCCTGCGCACTTTTTTCCATCTTGCTCACTAGTAAGCTGGTAGACATGCCTGCTGCACAAACGAGTAATATATTCATGTAAAAGACCCCCTAGAGTTTGATCAATTTTGTTATGTCCTGCTGTTGATATCATCATATTATGAAATCGCTTTCATAAACACTCAAGGTTTTTCCGCAGGAAACGGAAAAAAGGTATATACAGGCTGTCAGCTCGTCATTTTTTGGTCAAACACATCCGAAAGCTCTTGATACGAACGGCTTTTGATCAGCTGGTTCACCGCAGCCGGGTCATCCAAGATGCTGCCAAGCAGTTTATACATGCTTTGCAAATCCGCTTTGTTCTCCTTTTCGACACAAAGCAAACAGACAAATTGAACACGCTGATTCTCCCAATCTATCGGTTTTTTAAGCGTACAGACCGCCCAAAATGTGGTTTTTGTCTGCGGAACAAGCGGGTGCGGAATGGCAACAAGATTGCCGAAGCAAGTTGGCGACATGTCTTCTCTTTCAAAAATAGAATCTATGATTCCTTCATCGGCATAGCCGCAAT
Proteins encoded:
- the dltD gene encoding D-alanyl-lipoteichoic acid biosynthesis protein DltD; the encoded protein is MKKRFFGPIILAFILFAGAIAIPSSWLTGFITDKRVKESATALNPSMFQGLYLQDQMLKDPTYLPIYGSSELSRLDEFHPSNYFQVNNKGFTPYLVGKGGSQSLIHSLNFAAHMDQLKGKKIVFIVSPQWFIKRGSDEQHFAPNYSALQGLDLAFNDQIDPEIKKKMMKRMLRFKAVQNDAILSELYRAMVNGQTWKANALKPAAKVYYSMLEKKDMYYSATESSGPKRYISQSVKDKSWSELNKLADQSGKRHSGSNDFHIDNPVYKKLKPKVPKLKGKNKGKSYAVSPEYGDFEMMLDILKDAGAEPMFVTIPVNGKWYDYTGFPKKGRTDYYKKVNKQIRAKGFQVADFSGHEYDPYFMKDTIHIGWKGWVYVDKAIDEFYKTGKVTSS
- a CDS encoding SDR family oxidoreductase, yielding MKMTGNTVLITGGSAGIGLELAKRLLELGNEVIICGRSEARLTEAKQQLPNIHTKQCDVADRSQREALFEWALKEFPNLNVLVNNAGIQKEIDFRKGTEELFVDGDEIELNFQAPVHLSALFTPHLMKQSEAAIIQVTSGLAFNPLAVYPVYCATKAALHSFSLTLRHQLRDTSVDVIEMAPPMVDTGLNQKSRDKQGLTYRGISAEEYVQYFLDGLKEGKQEITNERVEGLRNATRADYDKVFEQMNTQEN
- a CDS encoding branched-chain amino acid aminotransferase, with the protein product MTKQTIRVELTSTKKPKPDPNQLSFGRVFTDHMFVMDYAADKGWYDPRIIPYQPFSMDPAAMVYHYGQTVFEGLKAYVSEDGHVLLFRPEKNMERLNLSNDRLCIPQIDEEQVLEGLKQLVAIDKDWIPNAEGTSLYIRPFIIATEPFLGVAASHTYKLFIILSPVGSYYKEGIKPVKIAVESEFVRAVKGGTGNAKTAGNYASSLKAQQVAEEKGFSQVLWLDGIEKKYIEEVGSMNIFFKINGEIVTPMLNGSILEGITRNSVIALLKHWGLPVSERKITIDEVIQAHKDGILEEAFGTGTAAVISPVGELIWQDETLSINNGETGEIAKKLYDTITGIQKGAVADDFGWTTEVAALTESK
- the licH gene encoding 6-phospho-beta-glucosidase LicH; protein product: MTKGLKIVTIGGGSSYTPELVEGLIKRYDELPVRELWLVDIPEGEEKLNIVGTLAKRMVEKAGVPIDIHLTLDRRKALKDADFVTTQFRVGLLQARAKDERIPLKYGVIGQETNGPGGLFKGLRTIPIILEIAKDIEELCPNAWLVNFTNPAGMVTEALLRYSNLKKVVGLCNVPIGIKMGVAKALDVDVDRIEIQFAGLNHMVFGLDVFLDGVSVKDQVIEAMGDPKNAMTMKNISGAEWEPEFLKALDIIPCGYHRYYFKTKEMLEHELEASQTEGTRAEVVQKVEKELFELYKDPNLAIKPPQLEKRGGAYYSDAACNLISSIYNDKHDIQPVNTVNNGAIASIPDDSAVEVNCVMTKNGPKPIAVGDLPVSVRGLVQQIKSFERVAAEAAVTGDYQTALLAMTINPLVPSDTIAKQILDEMLEAHKAYLPQFFNKIEA
- the licA gene encoding PTS lichenan transporter subunit IIA; the protein is MNEKMEQIIFQIILHGGNGRSSAMEAIAAAKSGDVEEARKKIQDAAEELSKAHHYQTELIQNEAGGEKTEMTLLMVHAQDHLMNAMTVKDLAAEIIELYEKITEQRGASI
- the licC gene encoding PTS lichenan transporter subunit IIC gives rise to the protein MNRVNQILEEKVMPIAGRIAGQRHLQALRDGIILTMPLIIIGSFFLIIGNLPIPGYAEFMAKTFGSSWSEKLAYPVDATFEIMGLVAAFGIAYRLAEKYGVDALSAGAISLAAFLLATPYQVPFTPDGSTKEIMVGGGIPLSLMGSKGLFVAMIIAMVSTEIYRLIIQRNLVFKMPDGVPPAVSKSFVALIPGFAVIFLIWAARLIVEATPFESLHNIVSVLLGTPLSILGGSLGGSLVAEAVKMLLWACGLHGANIVGGVMAPIWYGAMDANRIAFQAGEELPKIFTQQFFDIWVNIGGSGATLALVVTMFLRARSKQMKQLGKLAIGPAIFNINEPIIFGMPIVMNPMLLLPFIITPLVTVTLTYIGMSTGLVAKPAGIAVPWTMPPIFSGYLATGGKVSGAVMQAINIAVSFAVYYPFFRMWDKQKLKEENDLELVQTPAASDEKEAAL
- the licB gene encoding PTS lichenan transporter subunit IIB, with the translated sequence MNILLVCAAGMSTSLLVSKMEKSAQEQGKDYTIWAVSGDSVQNHIDKADVLLLGPQVRYMLPQLKKLGESKGVPVDVINTVHYGTCNGAEVLKSAEQLGHVS